One region of Halomicrobium sp. LC1Hm genomic DNA includes:
- a CDS encoding ABC transporter substrate-binding protein: protein MADKSNDYKDVLSRRRFVALTGAAGAAALAGCDGSEGTDDSTPADEGGDDTSTEDGSSTEDDSMEVADVRHLSGTNLSPADIQFNPWGQNTAQISNELIFDPFAEFNYATAEYEPAIIEEWEFTGDAFEMVLQEGATWHDGEPVTAQDLATYLRLDRESGSSIWDWGSDVEEIDERTVAITVEGDINPSLIEFSVMENRLATKHSRYGDILSEVQEAEDTTALTEFVDDEPIGNGIFQYGEADEQVILTERHAGHPNADNVNFKEYAFQYFDGNTAIHQALLSGNIESMFAIYTPGNVVSDLPDAVNEYRTPRNGGVGLIPNHNHDHLGRRAVRQAIAYAMDRTQVAANSDPRTKVAPRVPTALPNAQLENWLGDAMDDFETYGRESSETEQAATVLEEAGYSRNGDDIWEDEDGNTLSFELIAPGGWSDWVTAMESVADQLNAAGMDVNFSTVPFGELGGSDGRWANGNFDATAEYWTAAFARAAHPYHNLRHQMVDPGATLRPNGYAYPAAVEARNGNEADITVPARDGSGELTVNPVEDVETLGTTSDSETEAEIALELLWVSNQDLPMIPIQEGLNQTFISSERFDVPAEDAEVAQVQYANTWLPRQGEMTYNGN, encoded by the coding sequence ATGGCAGACAAGTCCAACGACTACAAAGACGTTCTTAGCCGCCGCCGGTTCGTCGCGCTGACAGGCGCGGCAGGTGCTGCTGCACTTGCCGGCTGTGACGGCTCGGAAGGTACGGATGACAGTACGCCGGCCGACGAGGGTGGGGACGACACGTCGACCGAAGATGGTTCTTCGACCGAAGACGACTCGATGGAAGTCGCCGACGTTCGTCACCTCAGCGGGACGAACCTCTCGCCCGCGGACATCCAGTTCAACCCCTGGGGCCAGAACACGGCACAGATCTCGAACGAGCTCATCTTCGATCCGTTCGCGGAGTTCAATTACGCCACTGCCGAGTATGAGCCCGCGATCATCGAGGAGTGGGAGTTCACGGGCGATGCCTTCGAGATGGTGCTTCAGGAGGGCGCGACCTGGCACGACGGCGAGCCGGTCACCGCCCAGGACCTGGCCACCTATCTGCGACTCGACCGCGAGTCCGGTAGCTCGATCTGGGACTGGGGCAGCGACGTCGAGGAGATCGACGAGCGGACTGTCGCCATCACGGTCGAAGGCGATATCAACCCGTCGCTGATCGAGTTCTCCGTGATGGAGAACCGACTCGCCACCAAGCACTCCCGCTACGGTGATATTCTCTCGGAGGTTCAGGAGGCAGAAGACACCACGGCATTGACCGAGTTCGTCGACGACGAGCCGATCGGCAACGGCATCTTCCAGTACGGCGAAGCCGACGAGCAGGTGATCCTGACGGAGCGTCACGCCGGTCACCCGAACGCGGACAACGTCAACTTCAAAGAGTACGCGTTCCAGTACTTCGACGGCAACACGGCGATCCACCAGGCGCTGCTCTCGGGCAACATCGAGAGCATGTTCGCCATCTACACGCCGGGCAACGTCGTCTCCGACCTGCCCGACGCGGTGAACGAGTACCGCACGCCCCGCAACGGCGGCGTCGGGTTGATCCCCAACCACAACCACGACCACCTCGGTCGACGTGCGGTCCGCCAGGCGATCGCGTACGCCATGGACCGGACGCAGGTCGCAGCCAACTCCGACCCGCGCACCAAGGTCGCTCCGCGCGTCCCCACGGCACTGCCCAACGCCCAGCTCGAGAACTGGCTCGGCGACGCCATGGACGACTTCGAGACGTACGGTCGCGAGTCCAGTGAGACCGAGCAGGCCGCCACCGTGCTCGAAGAGGCCGGCTACAGCCGCAACGGCGACGATATCTGGGAGGACGAGGACGGCAACACCCTCTCCTTCGAGCTCATCGCGCCCGGTGGCTGGTCCGACTGGGTCACCGCGATGGAGTCCGTGGCCGACCAGCTCAACGCCGCCGGGATGGACGTGAACTTCTCGACGGTGCCGTTCGGCGAACTCGGTGGCTCCGACGGTCGCTGGGCGAACGGGAACTTCGACGCGACCGCCGAGTACTGGACGGCGGCGTTCGCGCGTGCTGCTCACCCGTACCACAACCTGCGCCACCAGATGGTCGATCCCGGTGCGACACTTCGTCCCAACGGCTACGCCTATCCGGCTGCTGTCGAGGCCCGCAACGGCAACGAAGCCGACATCACCGTTCCGGCACGCGACGGCTCCGGCGAGCTGACGGTCAACCCCGTCGAAGACGTCGAAACGCTCGGGACCACCTCCGACAGCGAGACCGAGGCCGAGATCGCGCTCGAACTCCTGTGGGTCTCGAACCAGGATCTCCCGATGATCCCGATCCAGGAGGGGCTGAACCAGACGTTCATCTCCTCGGAGCGGTTCGACGTGCCGGCCGAAGACGCCGAAGTCGCACAGGTGCAGTACGCCAACACCTGGCTCCCGCGCCAGGGCGAGATGACGTACAACGGTAACTAA
- a CDS encoding ABC transporter permease: MRYYAERVARSVLTVWAAITLTFGILRLMPGGPLVQLRGQLSRQNMTPEEIDNQIAVYRERLNLVDAPIHEQYIAYVSNLLQGDFGQSLKEGEPVLQLIGEALPWTVFVMTVATILIFAIAIVWGALTAYKEGSTFDKVSSVVGVLLGSIPFYVFAFILLLFLAYQNKFFPASGRMTPLTDVRLSVGFVIDVLHHAALPIASIVVVQAGLQMLSMRGNSIQVLGEDYVRVARLRGLSDRRISTRYVARNAILPMYTGFLTLIGFNIGNSVILEQVFTYRGIGYVMFDALEIQDYSVLMGVFLVFTIVLVIAVLIADLTYSWVDPRVKSGDASEAY; this comes from the coding sequence ATGCGCTACTACGCAGAACGGGTAGCTCGCTCCGTGTTAACGGTGTGGGCCGCCATCACACTAACCTTCGGAATCCTTCGACTGATGCCAGGGGGACCACTGGTACAGCTCCGGGGGCAACTGTCTCGCCAGAACATGACACCGGAGGAGATAGATAACCAGATCGCAGTGTACAGAGAACGACTCAATCTCGTCGATGCGCCGATCCACGAGCAGTACATCGCATACGTTTCGAACTTGCTTCAGGGGGACTTCGGCCAATCGCTCAAAGAGGGGGAGCCGGTGCTCCAACTCATCGGCGAAGCGCTCCCGTGGACGGTGTTCGTGATGACGGTGGCGACGATCCTGATCTTCGCGATCGCGATCGTCTGGGGAGCGTTGACGGCCTACAAGGAGGGGTCGACGTTCGACAAGGTCTCGTCGGTGGTGGGTGTCCTCCTGGGGTCGATCCCGTTCTACGTGTTCGCGTTCATCCTGTTGCTGTTCCTGGCCTACCAGAACAAGTTCTTCCCGGCCAGCGGCCGGATGACGCCGCTGACCGACGTGCGCCTCTCGGTCGGCTTCGTCATCGACGTGTTACACCACGCGGCGCTGCCGATCGCGTCGATCGTCGTCGTCCAGGCCGGGCTCCAGATGCTGTCGATGCGTGGGAACAGCATCCAGGTGCTGGGTGAAGACTACGTCCGCGTGGCCAGACTTCGCGGGCTCTCTGACCGCCGGATCTCGACGCGGTACGTGGCGAGAAACGCGATCTTGCCGATGTACACCGGCTTCCTGACGCTGATCGGCTTCAACATCGGAAACTCCGTGATCCTCGAACAGGTGTTCACCTACCGGGGGATCGGCTACGTCATGTTCGACGCGCTCGAAATCCAGGACTACTCGGTACTGATGGGCGTGTTCCTGGTGTTTACCATCGTTCTCGTCATCGCAGTGCTGATCGCAGACCTGACCTACTCATGGGTCGATCCGCGGGTCAAATCGGGTGATGCAAGTGAAGCATACTGA
- a CDS encoding ABC transporter permease has product MQVKHTDSDTDGEEFVFETQTSTVETSRSERLRDFYEEFIYKPGLVALDDSRTLIGGVILFAFILIALIGTRVYPAPVTNQVERSLKPFETMNAPLGSNPSGTDLLSQVIHATPSMLILVTAGAVFSTFVAVFTGTVAGYKGGTTDRVITTISDIAMSIPGLPLVMVLAVTIKPENPAVVGILLTINYWSGLGRAIRSQVLTLREESYVEASRTMGVSTRRILTKDIIPNLMPYILVNFAFAARYCIFAGVGLYYLGVLPADLANWGLQLDSAYNDYSALVGSGSEYLVIVPMIPIALLSLSLVLLAQGLDRIFNPRVRTRMAGESESIEEEDDDVVHTGGV; this is encoded by the coding sequence ATGCAAGTGAAGCATACTGACTCAGACACGGACGGAGAAGAGTTCGTCTTCGAAACACAGACCTCGACTGTCGAAACCTCTCGCAGCGAACGGCTGCGAGACTTCTACGAGGAGTTCATCTACAAGCCGGGTCTCGTCGCCCTCGACGACTCGCGGACCCTCATCGGCGGCGTGATCCTCTTCGCGTTCATCCTCATCGCACTGATCGGAACGCGGGTGTATCCGGCACCGGTCACTAACCAGGTCGAGCGGAGCCTCAAGCCGTTCGAGACGATGAACGCACCGCTGGGATCGAACCCGTCGGGGACCGACCTCCTCTCGCAGGTCATCCACGCGACGCCGTCGATGCTGATCCTGGTGACCGCGGGTGCGGTCTTCTCGACGTTCGTCGCGGTCTTTACCGGGACCGTCGCGGGATACAAGGGCGGCACGACCGACCGCGTCATCACGACGATCTCGGACATCGCGATGTCGATTCCGGGACTCCCGCTGGTGATGGTGCTGGCCGTGACCATCAAGCCCGAGAACCCGGCAGTCGTGGGGATCCTCCTCACGATCAACTACTGGTCCGGCCTCGGCCGAGCGATCCGGTCGCAGGTGCTGACGCTGCGCGAGGAGTCGTACGTCGAGGCCTCGCGGACGATGGGTGTGAGCACTCGGCGGATCCTGACGAAAGACATCATCCCGAACCTGATGCCGTACATCCTGGTCAACTTCGCGTTCGCCGCGCGATACTGCATCTTCGCGGGCGTCGGACTGTACTACCTCGGCGTGTTGCCGGCGGACCTGGCAAACTGGGGGCTGCAACTCGACAGTGCGTACAACGACTACAGCGCGCTCGTCGGCAGCGGCTCGGAGTATCTGGTGATCGTTCCGATGATCCCCATCGCCCTGCTGTCGCTCTCGCTGGTGTTGCTCGCCCAGGGACTCGACCGGATCTTCAATCCGCGCGTTCGCACTCGGATGGCCGGCGAGTCGGAGTCGATCGAAGAAGAGGACGACGACGTCGTCCACACGGGGGGTGTCTAA
- a CDS encoding ABC transporter ATP-binding protein: protein MASTTVETREPDAENPVVEIRNASVTYDDGNSYVLDHVSMDVHRHEVIGVIGESGSGKSMLAESMLDSIPDPGVLRGQVTYNPSEGEPIDVLDLTTEELRQLRWEEISMVFQGAMSSFNPTMRVGKHFEETLSAHDADVDEGLEFARELLQDLYLEPDRVLNSYPHELSGGMQQRALIALSLVLEPEVLVMDEPTAALDLLMQRSILRLLRELKEKYDLTMVFITHDLPLIAALADRLAIMYAFHPVEIGRTEEIVRNAAHPYTRALLNSTPNLDAPIEEMVPIPGSQPAPINVPDGCAYHPRCPLADEQCRSSEPDYASISDRHASACYHWEDARDEITLNYSENLGDAARSGGEE, encoded by the coding sequence ATGGCCAGTACCACTGTCGAAACTCGCGAGCCAGACGCAGAGAATCCCGTCGTAGAGATCCGGAACGCCTCGGTGACCTACGACGACGGCAACTCCTACGTCCTCGATCACGTCTCGATGGACGTTCACCGTCACGAAGTGATCGGTGTCATCGGCGAGAGCGGTTCGGGCAAGTCGATGCTCGCCGAGTCGATGCTGGACTCGATTCCAGACCCCGGCGTGTTGCGCGGACAGGTCACGTACAACCCGAGTGAGGGCGAGCCGATCGACGTGCTCGACCTGACGACCGAAGAGCTGCGACAGCTCCGCTGGGAAGAGATCTCGATGGTGTTCCAGGGCGCGATGTCGTCGTTCAACCCGACGATGCGAGTCGGGAAGCACTTCGAGGAGACGCTGTCCGCCCACGACGCGGACGTCGACGAGGGGCTGGAGTTCGCTCGCGAACTGCTCCAGGACCTCTATCTCGAACCCGACCGCGTGTTGAACTCCTACCCCCACGAGCTGTCCGGCGGGATGCAACAGCGGGCCCTGATCGCTCTGTCGCTGGTGTTGGAGCCGGAGGTCCTCGTGATGGACGAGCCGACGGCGGCGCTTGACCTGCTGATGCAGCGCTCGATCCTGCGACTGCTCCGGGAGCTCAAAGAGAAGTACGACCTGACGATGGTCTTTATCACGCACGACCTCCCGCTCATCGCGGCACTCGCAGACAGACTCGCGATCATGTACGCCTTCCACCCCGTCGAGATCGGACGGACCGAAGAGATCGTCCGGAACGCGGCCCACCCGTACACGCGGGCGCTGCTGAACTCGACGCCGAACCTCGACGCACCGATCGAAGAGATGGTTCCGATTCCCGGTTCGCAGCCGGCACCGATCAACGTGCCAGACGGCTGTGCGTACCATCCGCGGTGTCCGCTGGCCGACGAGCAGTGTCGCTCCTCGGAACCGGACTACGCGTCGATCAGCGACCGTCACGCGTCCGCGTGCTACCACTGGGAGGACGCACGAGACGAAATCACGCTCAACTACTCGGAGAACCTTGGCGACGCCGCCCGCTCCGGAGGTGAGGAGTGA
- a CDS encoding oligopeptide/dipeptide ABC transporter ATP-binding protein gives MPGDEVVLSLEDVEVHFENKSSLLDFGGEDEVVRAVDGVSLDIYERDVIALVGESGCGKTTLGKTSIGLQRPTGGSVKYRGEDIWDIRDGKVDTDTEWADIRQSLQIIHQDPGASLNPNRRLVSILSEPLRQVNPDLSKQEKRERIYALLERVGMTPAADFAERYPHQLSGGEQQRVALCRALLMNPDVILADEAISALDVSLRVEMMDLMLDLQEEFDTSYVFISHDLSNARYFTAHSGGRIGVMYLGQIAEIGPAEAMIQDPHHPYTNVLRWATPDLSLQDAGDLPMRKIDIPDPVDPPKGCNFQTRCPEAREACRQADPQSYHAGNQRVRCFREDEDHEYWESPELTD, from the coding sequence ATGCCGGGTGACGAAGTCGTGTTGAGCCTCGAAGACGTCGAGGTTCACTTCGAGAACAAGTCGTCGCTCCTCGATTTCGGTGGCGAAGACGAGGTCGTCAGAGCGGTCGACGGCGTCTCGCTCGACATCTACGAGCGCGACGTGATCGCACTGGTCGGCGAGTCCGGCTGTGGGAAGACGACGCTGGGCAAGACCTCGATCGGTCTCCAGCGACCCACCGGCGGCTCGGTGAAGTACCGCGGCGAAGACATCTGGGACATCCGTGACGGAAAGGTCGACACCGACACCGAGTGGGCCGACATCCGCCAGTCTCTCCAGATCATCCACCAGGACCCCGGCGCGTCGCTGAACCCGAACCGCCGGCTGGTCTCGATCCTCTCGGAGCCGCTCCGACAGGTCAACCCGGACCTCTCGAAACAGGAGAAGCGCGAACGCATCTACGCGCTCTTAGAGCGTGTGGGCATGACGCCGGCCGCCGACTTCGCCGAGCGCTACCCACACCAGCTCTCGGGCGGCGAACAACAGCGCGTGGCCCTCTGCCGGGCGCTGTTGATGAACCCGGACGTGATCCTGGCCGACGAGGCGATCAGCGCACTGGACGTGTCGCTGCGCGTCGAGATGATGGACCTGATGCTCGACCTCCAAGAGGAGTTCGACACCTCCTACGTGTTCATCAGCCACGACCTCTCGAACGCTCGCTACTTCACCGCCCACAGCGGTGGGCGAATCGGCGTGATGTACCTGGGACAGATCGCAGAGATCGGTCCGGCCGAGGCGATGATCCAGGATCCTCACCACCCATACACCAACGTCCTCCGGTGGGCGACGCCGGACCTCTCTCTGCAGGACGCGGGCGACCTGCCGATGCGCAAGATCGACATCCCGGACCCCGTCGATCCGCCGAAGGGCTGTAACTTCCAGACGCGGTGTCCGGAGGCCCGAGAAGCCTGCCGACAGGCAGACCCACAGAGCTACCACGCGGGGAACCAGCGCGTCCGGTGCTTCCGCGAGGACGAGGACCACGAGTACTGGGAGAGCCCGGAACTGACGGACTAA
- a CDS encoding HEAT repeat domain-containing protein, translated as MSDSLRHGVLTHDTESVSADEVSADVLRSGLEHETNLVRTHAVRVAAAVADDDPATAVEHAPQLIANLEHERTNVKLHSALALASLVDEAPEAVEDAVGPIVDLLDQDPPILQLAAVQFVRESITTMPRAYRPHLQQLVDRTMEDPAVDFTEGRAGETPSQEREQFYQNISEDETKRQWATRVVTANMIAELASIEPAAVADHIPTLVGVLDSESDAVGVLTTVANIVASVAEHDPTLVDGAVDPLVELLAHHDTPTVSTAVAALGFLAPPAAIEPLRDVAADEQRDEDLRELASETATFIEEQADA; from the coding sequence ATGAGTGATTCGCTTCGCCACGGTGTCCTGACACACGACACCGAGTCAGTGTCGGCCGACGAGGTCTCGGCGGACGTGCTCCGGTCGGGACTCGAACACGAGACGAACCTCGTTCGTACCCACGCCGTGCGGGTCGCCGCCGCCGTCGCGGACGACGACCCCGCGACAGCGGTCGAACACGCCCCGCAGTTGATCGCCAACCTCGAACACGAGCGGACGAACGTGAAGCTCCACAGCGCGCTGGCGCTGGCCTCGCTCGTCGACGAAGCGCCCGAGGCCGTCGAGGACGCGGTCGGACCGATCGTCGACCTGCTCGATCAGGACCCGCCGATTCTGCAGCTGGCGGCCGTCCAGTTCGTGCGCGAGTCGATCACGACGATGCCGCGAGCCTACCGTCCCCACCTCCAGCAGCTGGTCGATCGGACGATGGAAGACCCGGCGGTGGATTTCACCGAGGGCAGAGCCGGCGAAACCCCGAGCCAGGAGCGAGAGCAGTTCTACCAGAACATCTCGGAAGACGAGACCAAACGACAGTGGGCGACGCGGGTCGTCACGGCCAACATGATCGCCGAGCTGGCGTCGATCGAGCCGGCGGCCGTCGCCGACCACATCCCGACGCTGGTCGGCGTCCTCGACAGCGAGAGCGACGCCGTGGGGGTGTTGACGACGGTCGCGAACATCGTCGCGTCGGTCGCCGAACACGATCCGACGCTCGTCGACGGTGCCGTCGATCCCCTCGTCGAACTGTTGGCCCACCACGACACGCCCACAGTCAGTACGGCAGTCGCCGCGCTGGGCTTTCTCGCACCGCCAGCCGCGATCGAGCCGCTTCGCGACGTCGCTGCGGACGAGCAGCGTGACGAGGACCTGCGCGAACTGGCCAGCGAGACGGCGACGTTCATCGAGGAACAGGCCGACGCCTAG